The region AGGCTATCCAGAAGCCATTGTTGACTACATCCTTGGCCCGTACGGCGAGGACTGCGAGCCAGGGCAGGAACAGGAGACACGACGTGCAGAAGGAAGCAAATGTGCGGGTATTCGCATCCTGGTAGCCAAAGGACTGGGCCCTGACTGAGCGCACCTGCCAGAGAAGCAGTAGCACGCCGATGCCAGCCATCGAAAAGGCTGCATAGATGTGGCTGTAAAGAAAGAGCGCGCCAAAGACGGCCGCGAGAATTGGCCAGCGTAGGCGATCTCCCTCAAGGGTTCGCACCAGAGCGATCAGAAACGCCAATCCGGCCATCGCGAAAAGCGCGTACATGCGCGCCTCGGTCGAATACCAGATATGAAAAGGCGAAATCGCGAGGATGGCTGCGGCAAGAAGGCCGGTGTTTCGGGTGAAGACCAGACGCCCAAGCTCATAGACGAGCCAGATCGACAGGATTCCGGCGATGGCTGAGGGGAGGCGCAGCGCCGTTTCGCTGTCTCCAATGATCGGCATCGTCAACCAGAGCAGCAGATTGTGCAGAGGCGGATAATTGTCGGCTGCGACCAATGCGATCAGCTCGGCAAGGCTTCCTTTTGATTGGCTCCATGACACAGCTTCGTCGTACCAGAAACTGGTGCGATCAAGGTCCCAGAGACGAAGGGCCGCGCCAACAGCGATGATGCCGGCCAAGGCCAGTTTTTGCAGACCGAAATGCTCGCGCCCACTCTGCCCGTTGATTTCACTCTTCATGCTTCCTCCCCAAGGAAAGCGGAGAGTGACAGAGGTTCTAGCGAATCAAAAGGGGCATTTCCTGTAGGTCCGTCCAGGTGAGATTTCCCGCTTCATCCTGAAACAGGGTTGGGAAGTGGCCGGGCACTATGATCTTGCCGCGCCGCAGAACCTCCTGGATCGACGCCTTGCCGCGTTTTTCCGGGTCGATCTCCATGTCCGGGATGCCGCTGAGTGCTTCCCGGGCGGTCTTGAGGGCATCTGCGGCCAGAACCACCGGGCCGTCCTTTGTCTCCAGCTCAAGGGAGACATGCCCGGGTGCGTGGCCGGGCGTCGGGAAGATGGTCACTCCGGGCAGAACTTCCTTTTCGCCCTCAACCAGGTCAACTGAGCGCTGGGCGAGAAGGGCAGGCAGGTAGCGCGGCGTCGCCGGGTCATCGGCAAAAGGCGCCTCTATATAGTCTGCTTCATCGCGGCTCATCAGGATCGGAGCGTTCGGGAACAGGTCCATGTTCAGGACATGGTCGAAGTGGGCGTGAGAGAAGATGAGCAGATCAATGTCCGCAGGACTCAGTCCGCGTTTGGACAGTGCGTTCAGCAGCAAGCCCCTCGTTGTTCCGTGGCCACAGTCGAACAGCGCGCGCTTGCCGCCGGCCTCCACGAGGCAGATCGAGGAAATGCCGAAAAAACCGCCTTCGAAGGCAAGGCTTGAGCCCGGTACGAGGACGTCATGGGTGGCTGGCATCTGAGGTTCCTTCATCTCGCTGTGCAGGGCAGTTTAGGGTCATTGATGATAATTTGTCGATAAATTGTTGATGTTTGAGAATTGTGGGTCTAGCGTAGGGGATCACGTTGCGGCCCAAAAGGGTGGCGCGTGAGCAATGAGGACAAAGTCCCGCTTCCAAGAGGAGAATAACATGCTGCATTCACGTCGTATTTCGGTGGCGGGCGCCCGTCTGGTCGCTGCCGCTGCCTTTGGTCTTGCTGGTCTGAGCCTTGCTTCTGCCGAGACCAAGTGGGACATGCCAACGCCTTATGGCGATAGCAACTTCCACACTCAGAACATCGCAAAGTTTGCCGAGGAAGTCTCGGACAAGACCGGTGGGTCCCTTACGATCCAGATCCATTCTGCCGGATCCCTGTTCAAACATCCCGAAATCAAGAACGCTGTCCGTAAAGGTCTGGCTCCGGTTGGCGAAGTGCTGATCTCGCGCCTGTCCAACGAAGATCCGGTTTTCGGCGTCGACAGTGTGCCTTTCATGGCGAACTCCTATGACGCTGCCTGGGACCTGTATCAGGCGTCCAAGCCGGTCCTGGAAGAAAAGCTCGCTGCCCAGGGCCTGCAGCTTCTCTACACTGTGCCATGGCCGCCCCAGGGCATCTACGCCAAGAAGGACATCAACACGATCGATGACCTGAAGGGCCTGAAGTTCCGTGCCTACAACGCTTCCACAGAGCGTCTGGCCCAGCTTGCTGGTGCTGTTCCGACCCAGGTTGAAGTGCCTGATCTGCCGACCGCTTTCTCCACCGGTCGCGTGGAAGCCATGATCACTTCTCCTTCGACGGGTGCAAATGCAAAGGCCTGGGACTTCCTGGACCATTATTATGACACTCAAGCCTGGCTGCCGAAGAACATGGTCATCGTCAACAAGAGTGCTTTTGATGGTCTGAGCGATGCGG is a window of Labrenzia sp. CE80 DNA encoding:
- a CDS encoding glycosyltransferase family 39 protein, whose translation is MKSEINGQSGREHFGLQKLALAGIIAVGAALRLWDLDRTSFWYDEAVSWSQSKGSLAELIALVAADNYPPLHNLLLWLTMPIIGDSETALRLPSAIAGILSIWLVYELGRLVFTRNTGLLAAAILAISPFHIWYSTEARMYALFAMAGLAFLIALVRTLEGDRLRWPILAAVFGALFLYSHIYAAFSMAGIGVLLLLWQVRSVRAQSFGYQDANTRTFASFCTSCLLFLPWLAVLAVRAKDVVNNGFWIAYPDGPFLKTMMRDMAGSETLFLALAATALLVLIPTRKQSAKTDVDHRAAALLAAFTIAPFIIAYGLSITLRPILFDRYLIAAWPVLILLASAGACRFLPRLGPVALLTAVVLLTVHPLRFTLLQKIRPEWREISSIYLTERKNTDALYLFNGFSAPALDYYLRSQAAFQPLANPEDLSANSLPPAVWLLFAHASRSEMSELQERMPSQFKETGSWRSFGWGESGLTLLRFEAESGD
- a CDS encoding MBL fold metallo-hydrolase → MPATHDVLVPGSSLAFEGGFFGISSICLVEAGGKRALFDCGHGTTRGLLLNALSKRGLSPADIDLLIFSHAHFDHVLNMDLFPNAPILMSRDEADYIEAPFADDPATPRYLPALLAQRSVDLVEGEKEVLPGVTIFPTPGHAPGHVSLELETKDGPVVLAADALKTAREALSGIPDMEIDPEKRGKASIQEVLRRGKIIVPGHFPTLFQDEAGNLTWTDLQEMPLLIR
- a CDS encoding TRAP transporter substrate-binding protein, whose translation is MLHSRRISVAGARLVAAAAFGLAGLSLASAETKWDMPTPYGDSNFHTQNIAKFAEEVSDKTGGSLTIQIHSAGSLFKHPEIKNAVRKGLAPVGEVLISRLSNEDPVFGVDSVPFMANSYDAAWDLYQASKPVLEEKLAAQGLQLLYTVPWPPQGIYAKKDINTIDDLKGLKFRAYNASTERLAQLAGAVPTQVEVPDLPTAFSTGRVEAMITSPSTGANAKAWDFLDHYYDTQAWLPKNMVIVNKSAFDGLSDAEKAAILEAAATAETRGWDASKVETASKTQILKDNGIAVAAPSDALQASMKEIGATMVGEWKESAGADGVTIVDAFSK